Part of the Candidatus Brocadia sinica JPN1 genome, AATCCAAAAACATTTCCCAGTGGGATAAACGAAAAAACCGCAGGCATTGAGACAAAACCAAGATGGTAAGCGCCTTCCCTGGCGATTATTTCAGTATTGGCAACGCCAAAAAACACCACGGCAGCGGGTATGGCAATGGATGATCCCAGGATAACCTCCGCAAATTCGTTTGTTGTGGCGGTTGTCAAACCAGAAAGTGCAATATCATCATGTTCCCGGAGATAGCTGGCATAGGTGAGCATTGCACCCATACCGAGGCTTAAAGTAAAAAACATCTGTCCTGCCGCGGCAAGCCAGATGTTTAAGTCAAATAGTTTTGAAAACTTTGGTTCCCAGAGAAAGGCGAGTCCTTTTAAGGGATTGCAATCAGGATGCACAGGAGAGCCTAGCGTAAAAACCCTTATTACCAGAAAAATGGCAAAGAGGAATAACAAAGGCATTGCAATTTTTGCCAACAGTTCGATGCCTCTGACAATTCCACGGGCAAGGATAAGCATGCTCAAAAAGAGGGTGAAAACATACATAATATACGCATACATGGACGGAGTGAGAAAAAAATCGCCAGTTCCGGTATATTGTTGAAGAACATGAGAGAATGGTTTTAATGTCTCTTCAAGTGTTCCTATCGTATCAACTTTGGGCAAACTGTTAAATAGTGAGAAGATGGCATATCCAACCGTCCACGAGGTGATGTATGTGTAGTAGACTATGATAACAAGGGGAGATACAATACCAATAATTCCGATATATTTGGCGCTCCTGTTTTTCCAGAGGAGCTGGAATGTACCAGGACTTGTTCCATGACCGCGAATGCCACCATATCTGCCGACAGCCCATTCCACCCACATGAGAGGAATGCCAAGGAGAAAGAATGAAAGGAAATAGGGTATCATGAAGGCACCGCCATCATGTTTTGCAGCCTGAACGGGAAATCTCAGAAAGTTTCCAAGACCAACCGCATTCCCTGACGCTGCAAGGATAAGTCCTATTCGTGTCCCCCACCGCTCTCGTTCAGTCATAAAAATTCAGGAAGAATTAAATTTGACCGTTATCTTGATTGAATAGGAATTTCAAACAAAAGCTCCTCCCCCTTAGTCCCCCTCACTGAGGGGGACAACCATCTGTCCCACGCTGGCGGGGGTGAAGGGGGTGGCCCACTGCCGATGACTCCCGATTCGTTTCGGTGCTGAGGATTAATTCTTGTTTCGGTGAGCCCTCTCACCGAAACATCCAACAATATCAAGTAATTCAAAGGATTATTCATCTGATAATGGTTGATTTCCCCGGCAAAAAGTGTCAAACTGTTAGCCCATCAAAGGAGGGAAAAGCTGCCTTGTCCCCTTGTGGCAGAGGGACGGATGAGGGGTCTTTTCTCGTCAAAGGTACTATCGATACTACTTCCGCGCTACCGGTATAATCGTTAATATCTCTCGTTTCCCATCCCTGAGTACAACGACTTCGACCGGTTTACCGACCCCCGCAGCATCCATCATATAATTGTAATCATAAATATTCGTAATCTTCTTCCCAGCAATTTCGACAATGATATCACCGTCTTTCATTCCGGCTTTATCCGCTGGCCCTTCCAGTTTAACCGTACTGATTTTTACGCCTTCACTGTTTTCGCTGGCAAAATCAGGCACGGTCCCCCAGTAAGTCCTGCGGGAAACTTTTTCTTTCCTCGATTCACCAGATTGCGCAACTTTCACGTAATCGGGGCGCTCTGCATGCCTGATTAAATCGATAACAATTGCCCGTGCAAATTCTGCGATCCTCACCATACCATCATAATTAAGGGTGCCCGGGTCATCCGTGGGTCTATTGTAATCTTCATGTACGCCGGTAAAGAAGTGAATTATGGGAACCTCTTTTGAATAAAAAGCCGTGGCATCTGTTGGCAGATACGGGTCGCGGTGAAGCTTTACGTTGAATCCGGCAGTTACATTGCATTTTTCAATGAGCCGGGCCCAGGTATTGGACGAACCTATCCCCTCAACTATCAAATTGTTTTCACTAAGTCGTCCGACCATATCAAAGTTAACATAGGCAATAACATTTTTTAATGGAATTGTGGGATGCTCAATGAAATAAGAAGATCCAAGGCATCCCAATTCTTCTCCCGACCAGAGGGCAAAAATAATCCCGCGTTTAAATAGTTGTGGATTCGTTTCCCGCTCTGCCGCCAGGGCAGCAGCCAGTTCAAGGACAGTGGAAACACCAGAGGCATTGTCATCAGCCCCGTTGTGTATCATGCCCTCTTCACCTTTGCGTGCCAGCGAGTCGATCCCTCCACGACCGATGTGATCGTAATGAGCACCAATGATAATATACTCAGCATTTTCATTTTCATCACAAGGGGGTAAAAGTCCAAGGACATTCCGGTCCTTTTCCTTAACCTGCTCAACCGCCGTGGATATCCGTATCTTCACGTTCGGTAAATCAAAGCCCGCTTCTGTCTGAGGGTCTTCAACATCTAGTCCTGCCTGAATTGTCTCAAGATTCTTACCGGAACCGGCGAAGAGCGCTTCGGCTATTTTACCACTTACAGATGCCGCAATAATTCCGGAGCTGGCCGATTCCTTATCACTGAAAAGTGGGAATAACTCCCCTCCACTAGGAGTCTTTGGGCCGGTAACAACTAATAACGCCTTAGCCCCGTGCTCGCGTGCTATCATCGTTTTATAACGTAATCCTGCGTACCGGGTAAGCTCTAAATGTCTCTTCATATCCACCTTTTCAGGCACATGGTGAAGAACCACCACAATTTTGTCTTTCACATCAAGTTTTTCGTATGAATCGTAACGATTCCCTTCATTTCCAGGGACGGACAACCCATAACCGGCAAAAACTACCTCCCCCTCTACCTCACCGTTAACCGTAAATGACAGAGGGGCAAAATCTTTGTTTACCACGAATTGAATCGTTTCTTTTTTCGTACCTTCCTTCGTAATTTGAAAGTGGTTTTGTTCCGGGATTATTTTTGTTCCGGCAATAAAGGGAAATTCCTGAAAATAGCCTTTGTTACTGTCAATGGCCTTTAATCCAATTCCTTTGAAATAGTCAGCAATATAATTGGCTGCCAGTTGCGTACCTTTTGTTCCCGTCAACCGTCCTTCCAATTCATCGGAGGCAAGATATTGCACTTCTGCTCGAAGATCGGTAGCAGTAATTTTAGGTGAGAATTGGTGCCCTGTTTTTTCAGGAATCTGGTCTTTGTAAGGCGGACTGTTGAAGACCTTTTGCGGTAAACTCTCAGGATTGCTGAATGTTTGAGCAGGCTGTGATGCGGATCTTACGTTTGCTAACTGTAATGCCTTCAATGCAGCTTCATGATCCCAATCTGCCAGGAATAGCTGAGAATCACCGTTCGCTGTCCTGCCGGAAGTCCACGCAAGACGTTTGCCGTCAGGTGCAAAAACAGGCAACCCATCAAATTTATCATGGAAAGTCACCCGTACCGGTTCTTTTTCACCAAGGGCATCCACGATAAACAACTCACAATTGGTAAATCCAAATTTATTGGAATGAAAGATGACGTAGTCACCGGAAGGATGGAAATAAGGAGCCCATGACATTGATTTGAAGTCAGTCAACCTTCGTACATCAGAACCATCGAGCAGCATGGTATAGACATCGGCCAGCATGCCGTTTTCATTGAAATGCCGCCAGATGATCCTTTTCCCGTCATGACTGAAAAAAGGACCCCCGTCATAACCAGGCCAGTTGGTTAATCGTTTTTGCTCAGAACCGTCGGCATTCATGATATAGATTTCACCAAAATAGGAAGGGCTGGTTTCCATGCGTTTCTGATCCTCGGATGAGAGCTTTTCAACCGGATAGGCATCTCTCAGAGAACAAAAAACAATTTTGTTTCCATCAGGGGAATAGGCGCCTTCTGCATCATAGCCGGGGGCATCTGTTAAGCGCTTTAATGTGGTTCCATCTCGTTTGGTCGAAAAAAATGTCGTAACTTGAGTCATAATCCCACGTAAAACGGCGTTTTTTTCCAGAGGCGCGGAATTCAAATTCTGCTTTTTGTTTTCCTTTGCATCAGGGTCAAGGTGGGTTGAGGCAAAAAGCACTTCTTCTGAGTTGTTTCGGAAAAATGAGCAGGTGGTTTTGCCAATTCCCGGAGAAACCCGATGGGTATCTCCCGTCTCAAGACTCATTATATAAATCTGGTAAAAAGGATTTTCAGGGTCGCGTTCGCTTTGAAATATCAAATATTTTCCATCCTGAGAAAAATATCCCTCACCGGCGCTTTTCCCCTGGATGGTCAACTGCCGGATATTTGCTAAAAATTGCTCTTCACCCTTTTCACTCCCGCTGCTATTTATTACGCCCCAATGAAAGCACATTGCGGTTAACAACACGGTAAAAGTAATGATTGAAATGAATTGCTTCATTGAAAAATCCCCCTCCCCCATTTATCTTAATATTTGTAATAATCGCTAAAAGTAAGTTGTTATTTGAACAAATATTTCCCTGGCAAAATTGAACATCGTTGTATACTCAGATAATAATAGATAGAGTATTAAGCTGTCAATCTCGATGTTAATTTTGTGCTGGCAGTAATAAAAATTTTGATGCGAAAACGAGGATGAAACATCCAAGAGCCTCTGGTTCACAAAGGATAATGAAAAATATCGACCTGAGACTAAGGCAAAGAATCACGCAAAGCAAGATTCTTCGCGGAGTTTACCCTGAGCGGTAAAAGAGATTCTTCACTTTGCTCAGAATGACAAAAAGCGAAGGTCTCAGAATGATAGTGCAGGAGGTATTTTCAGGTGAAAAAGACGATCTTTGTTTGGTCGTACTTACTATTTATCATATTTCCAATTCAAATTTTTGCGGGAGACGTGGTTATTACCGTGGATAGATTTAAGCAGAACAATGACGTCCCTGTACGATTTTCAATTTGTGATCGTGAGGAATGTCATCAGGAATGATTTACAAAATTGGGCTGGCAGCCTTACCTTAAAAGAGGGGATGGTATGATTTTTCAGATAAAGAGTATTTTTTCATTAACGGGGTAGAATTGTCTTACTTTAGAGATAGATCAGCAACTGTTCCTGGATTTCCGAAAATATAGCTTGCCTGATCTGAAGACATTGCCCATCCTAAATCTGCAATAAAATCTTCCGCCAATTTCAAGGCGTCCCCGATAGTATCTTCTTTCGTGGGCACATCAACTCGGATCATGAGACCAGCCCTTTTTTTATTAATCAATGAGAACCATAACTGTTTTATTTTTTGTTCTGTCCAATCAACGACGTTTTTATCGATACAAATCCAATAAATTATCAGAAAACCATCGGCATCCTTTTCGGTATAAAGACTATGAGCTTGAAATGTACGATTTACTACATGAAACTCAAGGTTATTTAATTCAATGACTTTAAAGCCGGAACTATTAGAACATACCTTTGGATTGTGAAAATTGCCTGCATCCAGTACGAGTAAAAAAAGATTTTTACCATCTGCATTGACATATTCACGATCCAATGCCTGGCTAACAAAATTATATTCTTCGCCCTCCATATTCCATTCTTGCTCCACATCCCTTCCCTGCCATCCGTTAATCTCAAGCGGTATTTTCAATTGGGAAAGGATATTCAGGCTTTCATATTTTGCTTTTGGAAAACCGAAGCAATAAATAATAGCGCATAACAACAATGCGATAGGTATCAATCCTTTTTTCTTCTTATTCATCTTGTTATCCTGCATCTTTCAAGCAAATATTCCAATCCAATTAATCCCAGAATGATAAACACGAATATTACAACGCCGCTCATGCTATGAAAAAATCCCTGGCCAGCTTCCTCGCCAAAATAATAGGTGATAAGGCATAAGGTTATAATCCGGATAAGATTGCCCACGAGCGCAAGAGGAATAATGGAAGAGACAAGGACACCTTTTTTGGATATGCTGCCCTTATTTATATATGCATAAATTAAAGCCAAAGAAAACATCGTAACGATAGAACGAAATCCACTACAAGGTTGTCCCATAAACAAATCAGTCTTGCCAATCGTTAATAAAAGCCCTTCCCTTGTGATTGGATAATGAAAAAGTTTTAAGATCGTCTCCGTGGCAACGGAAAGGCCATAACGCATAGGCAGGGTAACGCTATCAATAATTCCGGTGGGAATCGGCGCAAGCAATATCAGATAAAGAATAGGAAAAGATAAGATCTTTGTTACTTTTAATCCGTAAAGATAACTTACCAATCCATACAGAACCGGAAGTAAAGAAAGCGCAGTAAGAAACCGATAGTCCTGCCGCCAACCAAAAGTAAACAGAAAAATTCCCAATAGCAGGATAGAAAGGCCAAAGAAGTTGTTGCCCGGTGTACTCTTTTGAATGGACTCTCTCAGGAGTGCGCGTTTACGCCACACAAGCCAAAAGAATACAGGTATGATAAAATAGGCGTGCGTATAATCAGAAGACTTCCAGCCATGACGATAAAGCACAAAAAAAAGAGGGGTATAAAGTGATGCCGTTAGTATCCAAATGAAATAGTGGATCATCGTAATCTAAATATCCAAAGCCACGGGATGCATATTTGACGGTTTAACGAAGCATTCAAAATCGTAAGAAAGAGTTATACAATTCCTAACAACACTTACTCTCTTCCATGAGAGTGAGTGTGTTGTCAGGTCTGTATGTTACACCAAGTGTTATCGTAAAGTCGCTATTGTACGTTGGCGTCCTGCGAATGTTCATTGAAAACTTTGGAATTCTTTTTACTTCTTAAGCGCCGTAAAGTTACCAAGGTAGCGCCGCCCGCTAGAAAGAGCAGGCAGCTTACAGGTTCTGGCACAGGCACAGGTCTTCCTCCGCCGCCACTCTTTGCAAATACACTGTTTAACGATATCGTAAGCGATATCAATAATGTTAATATTCCAAGAGTCCACTTTTCCATTTTTCTATTCCTCCTCACTTAAAAAGTAATTTTGTAGAAGCTTTATTTTACAATCTGAAATTTACAAGAATCATCTTCCCAATCGTCCTTGCCTGCTATGCTTACCTTTCCAGTAAATGTGTATGAACTACTTACGGTATTAACCGATAACCCAGAGGGATCCAGCTTAAACCACGCAAAGTACCAGTAACCAGGTTTTAAGGTTCCACCATCTATAGGATCCACAAACCCGTCTTCATTGTGAGTAATATGAATTGAACCTGGACCGTCGATAATCCATTTTATATCCGCTGTTGTTGCCTTCGTTACCCGAAAAGCAACATACATGTAAGCGGAATCCTTTTCTAAAACAGGCAAACAAATGGGTAAATCTGCGCCATCAATGGATGATTCCGCATCGCTGGTGAAGGAAGCGTACAAAATAACCTTCTTCCCACTGCTGCTGCCTCCCTGGAAAGTTTTTTTCACCACCTCATCATCATTTGAGATTTTAATGCGACCGATTCCTATCTTCCCGTCATTCTGACCAGCAAGGCATATCTGCCCCACCATAAAAATCATTAATAATAGCGTTAACCCAAATAATCCTTTTTTCATTCTGCCAATTTTCATAATCTCCTTCTCCTCAAAAAATATCTTTAAATTTTTTCTTATACGATGGCATTCCACTTTTGAAATTAATTTCGGTTTCTTCCCTCCTTTCCCAAATAAACGCCGCCCTTTTAAATCATCGCTACTTACGGTTAAACTCTATAAACAAAAAAGCCTTACTGTGAAGATATTTTTAAAACACCTTCGGCAGTAAGGCTATCTTATCATTACATCCTTGTAAACTTAAAGACCCTGTTACTTTGCGCCCCCTGATCACTCAGGGTTTACCTTTATCGCTCTGTATTTTAAATTTACTACTTTACAACTGTGCGGTATATCATCAATGTAATCGCCTAAATATATACAATAACTATCATTCTTCGTCAAGTAAAAAATAAAATATTTTTTATAAGATACTAAAATCGCTACAAGCTGAAGGTTCTTGTTGATTTTTTGTCTGTTAAGGGTATTGCAGAAGGTCGATTTTCGAGTTGCGAAAATCGTTTGCAGAATTTAGGTTAAATTTTACAATTGCAATTTTAATTTCATTTTGTATAATCTCACACGAACGAGTAGGAAGAGCGCCAAAAAGTTGGGCTGTGAAAATCTACCCCAAAGCCTTATACAAGGCTGAATGTTTCAAGGATTTTGCGAGATAGGTATTTTGTTTGATCCAGAAGCACAGAATCGGTTGGTGATGAGAATGTAGCAGGTATTATCGTCCTCCTTGTTCCACTTACCGGGAGCCACTACGAACTTTAAAGGAATATCACAATCTTTACAGTACATATTCAAACCTTTGCTCCTGTTGTTGGTTAACCAAAAAGTTCTCAAGTGCAATTAATAGCGGGAACAAAGGGATAAGTCAAGCACAAAGCGAGTCTCAAGGCATTGATTTGTAGTAACTTAGGTCTAATTTATTTATGACTTAAAAATATTTTTTAATAAAGTAAGCGCCTATTAATATCTTCTTAGGTTTCGACTTCACTGTTTTGCTCTCAGTGAGGAAAAAAATGTGCCAGAGCGATTGCAGAATAATAAACGCTTTGGATATGACAAGAAATTACGAACTTACTATGAGATTAAAGTGAATAATCTGGTAAGATATTACAAAACAATATCAGCCGCATGTCTCTGGATAGTTATTTTTGTTATTACTACATTTCCAACTGCTTATTCTTTCGATGATACCGATAGTGGGTTAGACCTCTCCCCTACACACCTGCTTAATTACCTTTCTTATAACTACAAGGGATTCGATATGCGAATCGCAGATATATCAGTTGGTGAAATGTTCGATGATAATATCACATATGACAAAAAAAATAAAAGAGAAGACTTCGTAACGCTTGCTGGAATTGGGCTAGGTGTAAAATACGAAGGGAAAATGAGGAGGTTAGAACTACTTGGCAATGTAAGCCATCGTGCCTACGCAAAAAACAGCGATTTCGATAATACCACTGAAGACCTAACTTTAAGTTTTGAAAATGAGTTCTCCAGGCATGACCGTGTGAGTTTAAATAATGTCTTCGTCCACTCCACCGAACCCCTTTTTAACAGATTTGATTTTTTCGATGAACAATTTGCCAGAAGAGGGGGCCAATTCGAATATTTCAGAAAT contains:
- a CDS encoding exosortase/archaeosortase family protein is translated as MIHYFIWILTASLYTPLFFVLYRHGWKSSDYTHAYFIIPVFFWLVWRKRALLRESIQKSTPGNNFFGLSILLLGIFLFTFGWRQDYRFLTALSLLPVLYGLVSYLYGLKVTKILSFPILYLILLAPIPTGIIDSVTLPMRYGLSVATETILKLFHYPITREGLLLTIGKTDLFMGQPCSGFRSIVTMFSLALIYAYINKGSISKKGVLVSSIIPLALVGNLIRIITLCLITYYFGEEAGQGFFHSMSGVVIFVFIILGLIGLEYLLERCRITR
- a CDS encoding sodium-dependent transporter, which translates into the protein MTERERWGTRIGLILAASGNAVGLGNFLRFPVQAAKHDGGAFMIPYFLSFFLLGIPLMWVEWAVGRYGGIRGHGTSPGTFQLLWKNRSAKYIGIIGIVSPLVIIVYYTYITSWTVGYAIFSLFNSLPKVDTIGTLEETLKPFSHVLQQYTGTGDFFLTPSMYAYIMYVFTLFLSMLILARGIVRGIELLAKIAMPLLFLFAIFLVIRVFTLGSPVHPDCNPLKGLAFLWEPKFSKLFDLNIWLAAAGQMFFTLSLGMGAMLTYASYLREHDDIALSGLTTATTNEFAEVILGSSIAIPAAVVFFGVANTEIIAREGAYHLGFVSMPAVFSFIPLGNVFGFLWFALLFFAGITSIVALTQPAIAFLEEEFCMEKKKAVWCVGGFLFISGHIPIFMRGTLDELDFWAGTFFVTFLAATEIILFFWVFGSNKAWKEIKRGAEIPIPGIFFFICRYVTPTILIIIFTGWVIQHGWQEIFKTSSTKWIARIYLMVTFTIAGILIHKAWKKREARL
- a CDS encoding PEP-CTERM sorting domain-containing protein (PEP-CTERM proteins occur, often in large numbers, in the proteomes of bacteria that also encode an exosortase, a predicted intramembrane cysteine proteinase. The presence of a PEP-CTERM domain at a protein's C-terminus predicts cleavage within the sorting domain, followed by covalent anchoring to some some component of the (usually Gram-negative) cell surface. Many PEP-CTERM proteins exhibit an unusual sequence composition that includes large numbers of potential glycosylation sites. Expression of one such protein has been shown restore the ability of a bacterium to form floc, a type of biofilm.) → MEKWTLGILTLLISLTISLNSVFAKSGGGGRPVPVPEPVSCLLFLAGGATLVTLRRLRSKKNSKVFNEHSQDANVQ
- a CDS encoding exosortase C-terminal domain/associated protein EpsI; its protein translation is MNKKKKGLIPIALLLCAIIYCFGFPKAKYESLNILSQLKIPLEINGWQGRDVEQEWNMEGEEYNFVSQALDREYVNADGKNLFLLVLDAGNFHNPKVCSNSSGFKVIELNNLEFHVVNRTFQAHSLYTEKDADGFLIIYWICIDKNVVDWTEQKIKQLWFSLINKKRAGLMIRVDVPTKEDTIGDALKLAEDFIADLGWAMSSDQASYIFGNPGTVADLSLK
- a CDS encoding M28 family peptidase is translated as MKQFISIITFTVLLTAMCFHWGVINSSGSEKGEEQFLANIRQLTIQGKSAGEGYFSQDGKYLIFQSERDPENPFYQIYIMSLETGDTHRVSPGIGKTTCSFFRNNSEEVLFASTHLDPDAKENKKQNLNSAPLEKNAVLRGIMTQVTTFFSTKRDGTTLKRLTDAPGYDAEGAYSPDGNKIVFCSLRDAYPVEKLSSEDQKRMETSPSYFGEIYIMNADGSEQKRLTNWPGYDGGPFFSHDGKRIIWRHFNENGMLADVYTMLLDGSDVRRLTDFKSMSWAPYFHPSGDYVIFHSNKFGFTNCELFIVDALGEKEPVRVTFHDKFDGLPVFAPDGKRLAWTSGRTANGDSQLFLADWDHEAALKALQLANVRSASQPAQTFSNPESLPQKVFNSPPYKDQIPEKTGHQFSPKITATDLRAEVQYLASDELEGRLTGTKGTQLAANYIADYFKGIGLKAIDSNKGYFQEFPFIAGTKIIPEQNHFQITKEGTKKETIQFVVNKDFAPLSFTVNGEVEGEVVFAGYGLSVPGNEGNRYDSYEKLDVKDKIVVVLHHVPEKVDMKRHLELTRYAGLRYKTMIAREHGAKALLVVTGPKTPSGGELFPLFSDKESASSGIIAASVSGKIAEALFAGSGKNLETIQAGLDVEDPQTEAGFDLPNVKIRISTAVEQVKEKDRNVLGLLPPCDENENAEYIIIGAHYDHIGRGGIDSLARKGEEGMIHNGADDNASGVSTVLELAAALAAERETNPQLFKRGIIFALWSGEELGCLGSSYFIEHPTIPLKNVIAYVNFDMVGRLSENNLIVEGIGSSNTWARLIEKCNVTAGFNVKLHRDPYLPTDATAFYSKEVPIIHFFTGVHEDYNRPTDDPGTLNYDGMVRIAEFARAIVIDLIRHAERPDYVKVAQSGESRKEKVSRRTYWGTVPDFASENSEGVKISTVKLEGPADKAGMKDGDIIVEIAGKKITNIYDYNYMMDAAGVGKPVEVVVLRDGKREILTIIPVARK